GGGGAATATTTTACGGGGCTCCAATGTAAACAGCGCTGGAGCAGAGCCCCTTTTTATGGAGTCCCTGTAATGACATGGAATCTGACACGGGCCTGATTTACAGCCCTATTTAGATAAGGGAGCCCGGGGCCGGGCTAGCGAGTGGCGTCAAGGTCACAGGACGCACCAGGATAATGTTTCGCTGGGCCGCAGATAAGGGGATCCTATACACACCGCCCAAGAATGCAGGCTCGGCCCGGGGCGAGCACCAGCCGCCGCGGCTCTCAGGGAGCCCCAgcgagcccagcccctggagcagcCGCCCGGGTGCACTGGGGTGGGCAGGGCCCAGGAGCCGGGGGCTGCACAGGTGATGGGTGATGGCAGCTGGCAAGACACtccctccggggggggggggctggaaggggtctCCCCCCCCTCAGAGAATGCCCACCCAGGCAGCTGGCAAGCAGGGGGGAGCGTGAGCCTacccagacccccaccctccGGGGCTCGGATCCGTACCCCCAACACCAGTGAATCCAGAAGGGAGATGGGCTGGTGCATGTGCGTTCCCTGTGGCCCTGTGTATGTTGCCTAGGTTTACTCTGTGAGTGTGGTTAGCTGTTTGCGCGCGCctgttgtgtgtttgttttccctGTTGTGTGTGTCCCTATAGATCCACAAACACGCCCGTGCCATAAAGCGGGCACCGGGGCAGGCTGGCTTTGATCCGATAAGCCACTTTCCGGATAAATAAACCTAGGAGTGGAGACTCCCTCCTGCAATTGTGGCGACAACCACAACGCAGCGACAAACCCATCCGCGGCAGTGGCGTTCGAGGTTCCCACGCGGAGAGCGGGCACGCGAGGGGCGCAGCGGAATCGCGCGCAGCCCTCGCCCCTTAGGTTTACCCAGCCACACCACACTGACCTGCTCACAGATAAGGAGCGGGCGCTAAGCGGACTGGGTTTGCAGAAAGCAGGTGTAGACGCGTGGTTCCTCCCGGAGATCGGACCCATAATCCCCCCAGTCCGAAACCTGGGGTGTTTTCACAGCCCTGTGGGTAGAAGTGACATTAAAGAAACTCGGGAAACGTTTGAAAAGTTCTAAATTTGGACTGGTCACAAATGCGATGTGGTTGAATGTAAAAGGTGTTGGGGTGGCAAGACCCGGTTTTCACTAGATTAGAACAAGGAGGGTTAGAAggattttccaaaggaaaatcaAGCCGCGGGTCTCGGTATTTATTCAGCTGATCTCCTCCAAATTCACAAGATACAGtaagtttgtttgtttctttcttttcttttccttttttttttgttttttaaaaatctttagtTAAAAATAAAGCCAGAAAACTGTGGGCTAAAGCGTGATCTTTGGTGGAAAATTACTCCGCTCTGGGTCTGACTGGTTTAGATGATAAAGATACTGCCTCGCCTCCAAGCACACCCCCAGCTCTCGGCTCCTCGCAGCAGCCCATAGTCAGGAAGCAGCGATCAATCGGGGGTGCAGCCGAAGGCTAAAAAGATGAAAGTGTTTTTTATGGAATATTTTCTAGGGTTGGGGATTTTTAATGCCTTTTGGACGGCCCAGGTCCTGGCACTGTGGCTCATATAAATCAGAGCTTTCCAGGGCAAGGAAAAGGTTTAGCAGCCAGCCGAGTCCAATCTATTAAAGGGATAATAGAATCAAACGCGGAGGCTGCAGTCGTATATTTTTATCTGATGCAGGAAAAGGCCAGGATGAAATGTTGCGGGCGCGCACACGGTCGCTCCCTGTCTCCTCCCTACACCAGCTGTGAATTTCGGGGCATTCCAGAGCTCTTCAAACGACCACGGATGCCTGGCAACCAACTGACAGTCGAGGTGGAATGTCTCAAGCATCAAAGCTGAGATCAATGGTGACTGCTCCGAATCGAGCCAGGGACTGTGGCACTGCAGGGGTTAATGAAATGCCCCTGTGCACGCTTCCCCTCAGCCCCCAGGGTTCATAAACCCCTTCGACCAACTCGCCTACTCCCTTATCAATGAGATTCCTTCGGCACAGACTCACTGTTAGGTCTGGGTGGGTCCAACCTCTGATTAGATAAATGAACCTGATATTTCTCTTCCGATTCAGGGGAAGGCCAGAGCAGATGGGAGCTAAATGAAGCCCAAAACAAGAGGTTTCACTCTCCATACTTTGGGCGAGGAAAAATATGACCAGACTCAGGATAAAAAGGAAGTGCAAGGAGGGTGAAtcgccttccctccccccccaaaaaagcagaGAGGGGTCTGATGGGTGGCTGGGAATTCATAGAGGGCGCAGATCATTATTCAGGAGGATCTGATTAACTCCCACGCGCGATTAAATTCCTCTCTCGCACGGCAGCAGCCGCATGTACAGAGAAACAGCCGCACTGTGTGTGACTCTGGTATATACACACCGCGGGAGCCCCGGGAATAAAGCAAAGAAAAGCGGTTCTGGGACCTCTCTCCCGGCGCTGTGCGGGACAAGCTCCTCCGTGGCCAAATACAACGCGAGGCGTCAAAGCCTTTGCTACTGTACGGAGCGAGGTCTGGAGCGAGCCGGCTGAGTGGACGGAGCTTTGCAAAAGGGTGAGGGCGACAGACCGAATCACCGGGCTCCGAATTCCACCAAGGGGCACCCCCGGCCCGCGGGTGTAGGCAAAGCCAGGCCCTGGCTACCTTTGCAGGCTGGCTTTTGGCGAGCAGCGCTGGGGGATATTCCCGGAGCGAAGCGAAGTTCTGCCGGGCtgcggggaaggggcggctgtgcCTACCCGGCTTGAGCGGCAGATCCGAGACGGGACCCTTGGTCCGTCCATCAGTCCAAAAATGGCCTTGGACCTGGAGCCGTAGCTCCAATTAGAAAATCACTGGACTGAAACCACCGGCTTCACCTGGGGGAGGCTGACCAGTATTTTTGTAGGAAAAGTTTTGATGAGATAGATTTTCCCCTTCCGCTTTGAACCGGGGAGGGGGACCAGGATACTCCGCATTTTCCAGTGAACGCAAGGGTCTAAAGCCGCCTAATTTAGATGGCCAAATAATCAATAACAAATGTTTCCAGCTCACTCATTTAAGGAGGTTATAAAGGGGGGAAGTTTGCACCATATAAGAACAAAGCCACACACAAGAAGGGGGGGGGGATCCCGAACTGTAAAGCTAACCTGTGTTTTATGCCCCAGGTATCAAAGGCAGGGATTCAGGGCCGGCAATCTGTGTTTTTAACTCCACTAATGGCATTTGCGATATGGAAAATCAGATTGGACCAGATCCGATGTAGAGGAAGATTTAGCCCCGAGACTTACTGGCTTTTAAACTCGGATGGTAACAAATCGCTCTAGAAAATAGCAGGCATTTAAATGGCTCCCGAATTCGCTGGAGACAACTCGGGAGCTGTGATTGAAATAAGTCAAATAAAATTTGTCATCTTTAAAATGTAAGAAGACATTAATGGTCTGTTAGGTCGGATGATTAATATAAGCGCCTGAAAACAACCCGAAAACATTTCCACCCTCAGCGAAAAGATTAATCATTGGAAAAGGTATTTAATCGTTAACATACCTCGCTGCCCAAACGCTTGAACAAAGCAGCAGGCTTGGCTGGCTTTGCAAAGTAACGGTTTTTCCTCCCGCATGGGTCTgattgcaaacacacacacacacaaatgcagcgCACAGATGTGTGTGTTTAGATCCACTCGACACACAGCTAGACACGGTACATGTATGTGCACACACAAATGTACACTGTGGAGCTTGACAGAGAATGGAGTAACACCGCTGTGGTTATGATCCCTGTATTATACGGAATAGCACATCTATTTGCAGCGTATTCGTTCGTAAAACTTTATACGAGGTTGGGAAGGAGCAGAGCGCAATATACAGCAGAAGCCAATTAATTACTAAGTCCGGTTATATTTTGCCCTTTGATTTCACAGCGGTTTCTAGAAGCCGCGAAGGATTTCGTTGTTTTGGTCTCAGTTAGAACGGTGTAAATCCGGAGCAAGCCCCTTGCCTCCAGCTGAGTTACTCCGGATTTACACGGGGTGTAAATGCAATCGGAATCTTGGAATAGGCATGTCTTGCTGTCCATTCCCTTTGCTCCCTGTGGATCCCCAGGCGGGACAGTACCCCGGGCCGCTCCCTAACAACAATATTTTCAGCCCATGAACCCAGGGTGCCCTGGGAGCAGCTCCTTAGCCACCCGGACCGGACCGCCCAGTTCCAACCCAGGCAAAGTTTCACGAGGTTGCCAGTTGATGCCAGTGGTGtcttggtgcaaggagctccacaGAGCCCCGCATGTAGGGAGCTGCTTAGGGCTGACTAgtcccagggcagggaggatCCACTGCGCCCAGGAACCCAGGTGTGCTAGACTGGGGCAGGGATGTGAGACCTGGGCTGGGCCTTGGTTTTCCCAGTCCATCTCGGGAAAGTGCAGAGCaaggggaggtgtgtgtgtggggggatattTCAGGGCCCGATCCTGTGCTCTGACCCAATAACACCAGTCCCATCCAGTCGCAGGATTTGGGCCTTCACCCCTCTCCAACAGGCGGCCGGGCTTTTTCCAGCTTCTGGGGAGCCACGCACCAGCGACCCTCGGGCTGCTGCAGCATCCCTCTGAGATTCTCCAAAACACTGGACAGCAGCCCAAACCAGTACACCGGGGCAGAGGCCATTAGCCGCCCAGAATCCGGATTTAGAGTTGCTGGCCAGGAGAATCCAAGCGGATAGAAATGCACGCAACCCGAAGGATCAGTAATACAAAATGCGATTAGATGTATGGTTACAATAACATCGGCGACCGTGCAGAATGCACAGATCACACCCACACCCGCGGAGGTGGCAGGCAGGGGTGTGAGGGCAGATCTATCCCCGAGGGGAATTACAGGGCAGGATCTGCCCATTCTAACTGCTTGTGGACTCCAGTTCATTGACCACAGTCGTTCCCATGTGTCACCGTCCCGCGAGGGATCTGGGGACATTGCCCCTCGTGCATTCACACCCGACCCGTGCGCACAGTCCCGCCTGGGAGTCTCGCATTCTTAAACCGTGACTGTAACAGCGCCCAGATGTTCCGCATCATCGCACGATTACCCCGCGCTCTGCCCCGCAGGacgggccctgctcagccccttAGCCCAGCGCCGGGTGCCAGCTGCGCCCCGGGGATCTgcgggcagggccttggggccaTTCGGAGCAGGGGGTTCGCCTGCCCAAAGCGAGCCCCCTAGGAGCCCCCCAGGGGCACGAAGTGTATGTGTGCGGGGGGGCTCGTTTGGAAATGTCCGGCTTTAGGGCCAGGTGCTAGATACATGCAGGCCCGGAGCTGCGGTCCTTGCTCGGGCAGCGTTCCCACTAATCCCACCGGCTCGGTGCGAGCCTAGGCGGACTAAACCCCGCAGGGAGCCAGGGCTCGGGAGGCTCCCACCCTCCGGCGGGCTCTCGCTGCCCAGCGCACACGGCGGTTCCTTGGCCTCCCCGATTCCAGCCTCTCTGCCCTGGTACCCAGGCTCGGCCCCCAAACCAGGGCGGCCCGAGCTCCAGAGAGCCCAGAAGTTCTGTCCTGCCCCAAgagaggggctgtggggctggttcGATGCCCCGTGCCCGCTGTCCCACCCTGCGCTTTCAGGGGCCTGGGCTTTAGGGGACCCTACCGAGTCCAGCAGGTCCCATTTCTGCGGGCAGTGAATCGCTCCTCCAGGAGCTGGACCCGGACACGcatctctgggggagggggacgggaCTCTCCCTTGTCCAGTTCTGCTGCCGGGAAACACGGTCACGCCAACCTGCCGGGCCCGCCGCCTGGATTCACCCCCATCGCTCCACCGTCTCCGACCCGCGGGGTCCCCTCCGGCTGGGCCAGAGACGGGGGAGGAGGACGCCCTTGCCCCTTGGCTGCTTTCAAACGTTTCCCTGCCGATCTCTCCAGCCCGGTTCAGTCCGTTCCCAGCCCTCCCCGAACCGCTGCGGGAGAACCGGGCCCGAACTGGGCTGTATTACCCGCGGGTACGCGCGGGGGTAGATTTCCCTAGGACTGAGCCCCCAGGGGAAGCACAACCGGGCTTGGGAACGCGGACCCTCCTGTGGGGACCGGGGGGGCTTGGTTAGAACCACACAAGCCTTTTAATCCCAATTAGCGCCCCCCCTTTCCGAGCCTCGATTCAAAGCCACTTGCCCCACAACTTTGTGTATTTTGTTTTGCATATTCGGCAATTTCCAGGGGCGCAGGGTCAGCTGCAAAGCTGGGGTGGAGGCGTAATTGTCTGACCTGATGGGGGGAAAGCTGCGGTCACTCCCGCAACTGAGGCTGGCAGAATTGATCCCCGGGCCCATGTAGGGCCAGGCTGAAGagaaagaacaaaaggaaaagaatCAAACGGGGAACTGGCAAAGGCCAAGGCAGCTTCAGAGGCGGATCAGACTTCACTTCTCCGCTCTCCTAATGACAAATCCGAGCCCTTTGGTTACCTGCTCAGAAAGGGGGGACTCTGAGATATCGGTGAACACCACAAAGCAGGAAATCTGACTGCCAGTTCCAGAAGTCTGATGTTTCAACGCATCAGAAGCTCCAAGGAGGAAGCGCCTGGCTTCCCCCTCGGGCTTCATtttctctggtcactcagagccTTCGCGTTTACACTTGAACATACACACACGAGTTCGACGCCGCTTTACCCTGTGGCTCGCGGGGCGTTCTAAGCAACTCCCCTCGCTGTTCTTAAGCAAGGCAAACACTGGACAATGTGTGTCTTTAAAATAGAAACTCCGGGGCAGATCTGAGCATCCCCAGCCCCGGTTGTGACAGGGCTGGAGACAAGTGCGCTCATCCCGGGCCGTGTCGCTACGGCTTTCTGACCACCTGGCCCACTGCGGCTAGAACTATGAAACCTTTCAGACACATCGCGCTCGGGTTCTAGTTCAGCGATTCGTTCCTGGCCAGAAAACAAGCCCCGGGAAGCGGGTCTCTGCGCAGCGGCTCTGCATGATTTCCACGAAGGCCGTTTTTCGCTCCGAGTCAGTGTTTGAAACCGAGCCCGGCTGACTGGCGGGAGCAAGCGGAAAGGTGTGATAAAAGTACTGCGCAAATAAACTCAGCCTGGCCAAGCAAACAGCTCAGGggcacttctccctcctccccccttctgCAAGGGACCTTCCCCTTTTCCATTGGCTCTGGGGAAAGTTTGACATCAAAGCCCCCTTCCCTATAtaaaggcagagctgggaggctgcagaagggttaaaaaaatcacacacagtcccccctccccacacacccaccccccttTTCCCCGCCAGCGGAGCTGGGTGCCGAGGACAAACGTCCCAGCAGAGAATTTGCTAAGAAGGAGTCCCAGGGCCTGGCTTCCCCGGCCTGGAGCAGGATCTGAGCTGCGGAGCGTCGCCCAGGCTCGAGGGAGCGCAGGCAGGAAGTTGCCCCGTCCGGGCCAGGGGGTGTTGGAGTAAGGGATGGCTCAGGCTGCCTAGGGGTCGAGCTCTCCAGCCGAGCTCTTTCTCCGGGACCGCTCCGCGCCTCGGGCAGACCATGAACCTAGTCGGGAGTTACCAGCACCATCTGCTCCACGAGCCCTTCCTCTTCAGCCCGGCCTCCCGGTGCCACCCGGAGCGCTCCTACTTCCAGAGCTGGGTGCTCAACCCGGCCGAGGTGTCCCCCGACCTCTCCGGGCAGCCCTCCCCCTACACCGGCGCCGAGTTCGGGGCGCCGGGGCCCGGCCACGGGCCCGGCCGGCTGGAGGCGCTGAGCGGCCGGCTGGGCCGGCGGAAAGGCGTGGGCCCCAAGAAGGAGCGCCGGAGAACCGAGAGCATCAACAGCGCCTTCGCGGAGCTGCGGGAGTGCATCCCCAACGTGCCCGCCGACACCAAGCTCTCCAAGATCAAGACCCTGCGCCTGGCCACCAGCTACATCGCCTACCTGATGGAGGTGCTGGCCAAGGACAGCCAGGCCGGGGACACCGAGGGCTTCAAGGCCGAGCTCAAGAAACCGGACAGCCGGGAGAGCAAGCGGAAAAGGGAGCCGGTAAGGCCGAGGTGGGAGCCGGGGTTGGCGAGGGGCAGCTGGGCTAGGGCGAGCAGAGGAGGGGCCCTGCAAGCCCTTGCTCTAGGCTCCCCAGGGCGGTGCCCAGGTCAGTAACCAGGGCACcctgaggattcagggggcctggggcaaagcaatttcgggctGTCCATAAACAAAGagctgcaatactatagaatactatattctggtGAGGGCTCCTGCAGGGCCTCCCCCCGCCATGGAAGGCTTGTGCGCCTCAGCTGCTCTCCTGCAGGGAGAGTTATTCGCATGGGACCTTAGCTACCCTGCATGGGGGCTGGTTCCACTCCTGTGCACCTCAGGTTGGTTAGAGGGCAGGGAGCTTTccgctggctgggcctggccctgccccagcctggagagcCCCGCGCTTTGCAGCTGCCAGGCAGAAGCAGCTCATGCGAAGGTCCAGGGAGGGGGTAGGTGATTTTCCTCGGATCTAGGCCGGCTACACGGAGGGCAGCAGATAAATGCCCCCCAGCCTTACCGCAGGTGATGCGCGCAACTCTGCAGCGCAGGTTGCAAGACTATTGCTCTGTTGCACGGGAGAGTAGATTgcaccgctgctgctgctgctaggagTGAGCTACGCGCATGCTGGGGTTTTATTCTGCGGACTGGAGCCCGGGTTTATCTCCAccggagcccagggcagggggctccgTATTGCGAGTTCCGCCTGCGGGCTAAACGGTCCCTAGTTAATCCCGCATCCAGTGGAGCCGCTTCAACTGTTCGCACCTTTCCTAAGGCGGCGGGAAGGTTTTAACCATTGCAAAAGGGAGattccccctccgccccccagccGCCAGGCCTTGCTCCAGTTCGGGCTATTTTGAAAAGTGGAGGGGGGGCGTGGGTGCGATGGGCGGCCCCACTCCCTGCCGGACTTCCAGAGACAGTCAGACTCGGGACCCTCGGGCCCTTCCTTCACTGCAATGTTTTTTacgagtcttttttttttctggaccctGCAAACAAAAATCCCGCCGGTGGTGGGACTCCGAACCCCACCAGGGACACCCGAGCTTCGCCCAAGCCCATTTCCTACCTAGCGAGGGAGAGGGAGCGGGGGACACATTCTGCCCCGTTACAGCCCCACTGAGCGGGGCGGTGACAAGGGCCAGAGGGAGCTCCCTGGTCAGGTTCTGAACCCAGGCCGAGAAACGCGTCCACACAGCGAATCCCGGCCTCGGAGCCGGTACTCCCGTAACAAAACGGAGTTGGGGGAATTCCTAGAGAGAACCACCGCGTCCTGCCACGTTTGCTTTAACCCGCAAATCAAGGGCTTGTTTGCTTACATTTCTCAGCAGGCGCGCTGCGCCGTATTCCTGATTTTGAAAGGAAAGCGCCGGCCCAGGCTTCCCCGGTGCCGATCCGCCGCTCACCCAAACCCCGAGAACGTCTCTGGCCTCCGGGTGGTGCCAATAATCGAATCCAAAGAAAATTCTCGGATCGATTAAAACACAAAGGCACCTCGATCCCCACCGCTTCGGCATGATTATTCCCAACGTGCCTAGCGGGTGGGAAAGGGCCGCA
The DNA window shown above is from Gopherus flavomarginatus isolate rGopFla2 chromosome 7, rGopFla2.mat.asm, whole genome shotgun sequence and carries:
- the HAND1 gene encoding heart- and neural crest derivatives-expressed protein 1, producing MNLVGSYQHHLLHEPFLFSPASRCHPERSYFQSWVLNPAEVSPDLSGQPSPYTGAEFGAPGPGHGPGRLEALSGRLGRRKGVGPKKERRRTESINSAFAELRECIPNVPADTKLSKIKTLRLATSYIAYLMEVLAKDSQAGDTEGFKAELKKPDSRESKRKREPQPEVYAHPLGHGEKKLKGRTGWPQQVWALELNQ